A window from Phaeocystidibacter marisrubri encodes these proteins:
- a CDS encoding ATP-binding protein, whose protein sequence is MSEPTSQKKKSNKGLIAIIIILLLAVGGLGYMLMEKDKEVKDASAELELIQSNLEQSLADIRGLESNNDSMDAYIVEREARLLSMIDSVSNAKEVSDRQLSRWRNEAVSKRKEVDRLTAVVDSVNKAYAKLEDVKDSLVVNLDAERIRSEELTNQARELQNEVEVGSQLQLTSINAGAYKVYSSGEEDETERARRAERVKACFTIGANAIAEKGERQVYMRVLTPELKVVVNQNDSLATNKFMVQGNELFFTASKSVWYENTDQNVCLSYDKEDWVKGTYTVEIYIGDAKVQEARFVLD, encoded by the coding sequence ATGAGCGAACCGACATCTCAAAAGAAAAAAAGCAACAAAGGTTTAATCGCCATTATCATTATTCTCCTTCTCGCCGTTGGTGGTTTGGGTTACATGTTGATGGAAAAGGATAAAGAAGTAAAGGATGCTTCTGCAGAACTTGAGCTTATTCAATCTAACCTCGAGCAGTCTTTGGCTGATATTCGCGGTTTGGAATCCAACAACGACAGTATGGATGCCTACATTGTTGAGAGAGAGGCTCGATTGCTTAGCATGATCGATAGTGTGTCGAATGCCAAAGAAGTGTCTGATCGCCAGTTGAGCCGTTGGAGAAATGAAGCGGTAAGCAAGCGTAAAGAAGTGGATCGCCTCACTGCTGTTGTTGATAGCGTGAATAAAGCCTATGCCAAGCTTGAAGATGTGAAGGACTCCTTGGTAGTGAATCTTGATGCAGAGCGCATTCGTTCAGAAGAGTTGACTAACCAAGCTCGTGAGCTTCAAAACGAAGTGGAAGTAGGTTCTCAATTGCAACTCACTTCCATCAATGCTGGTGCTTACAAAGTATACAGTAGTGGTGAAGAAGATGAAACAGAGCGTGCCCGCAGAGCAGAGCGCGTGAAAGCGTGTTTCACTATCGGAGCAAATGCGATTGCCGAAAAGGGTGAGCGTCAAGTGTACATGCGCGTTCTTACTCCAGAATTGAAGGTAGTTGTAAACCAAAACGACAGTCTTGCAACCAACAAGTTCATGGTTCAAGGCAATGAATTGTTCTTTACCGCTAGCAAGAGTGTATGGTATGAAAACACCGATCAGAATGTTTGTTTGTCGTACGACAAAGAAGACTGGGTGAAAGGAACATACACCGTAGAGATTTACATTGGTGATGCGAAAGTGCAAGAAGCACGCTTTGTATTGGACTAA
- a CDS encoding ComF family protein, with translation MLTIWMDAIFPKRCLVCFSVLSPAENACCHTCLDALPLWPSEQDPEEFANQLFGGRVKIEGLQVHYPFHSPSAIQHLLHAVKYDGNTTLAKELGVRLGRRWTGLLPSETIITPVPLHPFKMKNRGYNQSWHIARGIGNSTHLNCEILLRRTVHTPSQTALSREERWKNMEGIFEIADGVNLVGSTVLLVDDTLTTGATLESCAHTLLKAGVSKVYATAIAYAS, from the coding sequence GTGCTGACAATTTGGATGGACGCCATATTCCCTAAGCGATGTTTGGTCTGCTTTTCCGTACTGAGCCCTGCGGAAAACGCATGTTGCCATACCTGTTTAGATGCCCTTCCTCTTTGGCCTAGCGAACAAGATCCTGAAGAATTTGCCAATCAACTCTTTGGAGGTAGGGTGAAAATTGAAGGTCTACAGGTTCACTATCCCTTTCATTCTCCCTCTGCCATTCAGCACTTGTTACACGCGGTGAAGTACGATGGAAACACAACATTGGCAAAAGAGCTGGGCGTCCGTTTAGGACGACGATGGACGGGTCTACTACCCAGCGAAACGATCATCACCCCAGTACCACTTCATCCTTTCAAAATGAAAAACAGAGGGTACAATCAAAGTTGGCACATTGCTCGTGGAATAGGGAATTCAACTCACCTCAACTGCGAAATACTCCTTCGTCGAACTGTTCACACCCCTTCTCAAACCGCGCTGTCTAGAGAAGAACGATGGAAGAATATGGAGGGTATTTTTGAAATCGCAGATGGAGTAAACCTTGTTGGAAGTACGGTTTTGTTGGTGGATGATACTTTGACTACGGGTGCGACGTTGGAGAGCTGTGCCCACACCTTGTTGAAGGCCGGAGTATCGAAGGTTTATGCTACTGCCATTGCCTATGCTTCATAA
- a CDS encoding Ig-like domain-containing domain, with amino-acid sequence MIRGLIRLIAIFLFVTGCAVQSTPDGGAKDETPPAIVGSYPANRSTNFTGNTIEIEFDEYVKVDGFSSQFISSPPLKYKVEHKLRKKTLTLTITDTLRENTTYTFSFGNAIKDITENNAQTEFKYVFSTGAILDSQIVAGQVIDAYSTLDQKGVMVALYEGDAEDSVFMKAPPLYYGLTDEHGHFSIENVAPGAYRLMAMKDLDFNYQWTGAAEALGYIDTLLQSSYNPVVTIPLFKAETPYKFYRAKYADFGKIEMYFSKPPGALQIERLDTVTSEYVIERPENGDTLIFWTNIWKSGSTGEWLITHLETGTQDTMSVRFTDKDTTKFRLDWGTKPPFSPTDSICFSAKTPIVQFDPSKIHLILDTLHTPFSIDYSGVRSLALSTRLEYGQTLKWIVDSGAVTDMFGRVNDSFAQGFKVLNDNELSIFHMSVRSDSTFPKVIEIFNNDEAILYRNTFTDDINISLYDIHPQELKARVIYDVNENGRWDTGNYFENRQPEKVIYLTKTVELRANWEIEEVWNIR; translated from the coding sequence ATGATTCGAGGACTCATTCGACTAATCGCCATTTTTCTATTCGTTACCGGCTGCGCGGTACAGTCGACCCCAGATGGAGGTGCCAAAGATGAAACCCCTCCAGCAATTGTAGGTTCTTATCCGGCAAACCGAAGTACCAACTTTACAGGCAATACCATCGAAATTGAGTTTGATGAATATGTCAAAGTGGACGGATTCTCCTCTCAATTCATCTCTTCGCCTCCACTGAAATACAAGGTGGAACACAAGCTGAGAAAGAAGACACTTACTCTCACTATTACCGACACTCTCCGAGAAAACACCACGTATACCTTCTCGTTCGGTAACGCCATCAAAGACATTACGGAGAACAATGCGCAAACGGAATTCAAATACGTCTTTTCTACAGGCGCTATTCTCGATTCGCAAATTGTAGCTGGACAAGTCATTGACGCCTACTCCACTTTAGATCAAAAAGGAGTAATGGTGGCACTTTACGAAGGCGATGCCGAAGATTCTGTATTCATGAAAGCGCCGCCATTGTACTACGGCCTTACCGATGAACACGGACATTTCTCTATTGAAAACGTAGCGCCAGGAGCGTACCGCCTGATGGCAATGAAGGATCTTGATTTTAACTACCAATGGACAGGGGCTGCGGAGGCTTTGGGGTATATTGACACTTTACTTCAATCTAGCTACAACCCAGTTGTTACCATCCCTCTTTTCAAAGCGGAAACTCCATATAAATTTTACCGCGCCAAGTATGCTGATTTCGGAAAGATAGAGATGTACTTCTCCAAACCTCCCGGAGCCCTTCAAATTGAGCGCTTAGACACCGTTACTTCAGAGTACGTGATTGAGAGACCTGAAAACGGCGACACCCTCATCTTTTGGACCAACATCTGGAAAAGTGGAAGCACAGGAGAATGGCTCATTACCCATTTAGAAACGGGAACACAAGATACCATGTCGGTTCGTTTCACAGATAAAGACACGACTAAATTCCGATTGGACTGGGGAACCAAACCGCCGTTTTCACCCACCGACTCCATTTGTTTTTCGGCCAAAACACCCATTGTTCAATTCGATCCTTCCAAGATTCACTTGATTCTCGACACCCTCCACACTCCTTTTTCAATAGATTATTCGGGCGTGAGAAGTCTTGCTCTCTCCACACGTTTGGAATATGGTCAAACATTAAAATGGATTGTAGACTCCGGCGCTGTAACCGATATGTTTGGTCGGGTAAACGATAGTTTTGCTCAGGGATTTAAGGTCTTAAACGACAATGAACTCTCCATTTTTCACATGAGTGTTCGTTCCGATTCAACCTTTCCCAAAGTCATTGAGATCTTCAACAATGATGAGGCAATCTTGTACCGAAATACGTTTACAGACGACATTAATATCAGTCTGTACGACATTCATCCACAGGAACTCAAGGCACGTGTGATCTACGATGTCAATGAAAATGGTAGATGGGACACTGGTAACTACTTCGAAAATCGTCAGCCTGAAAAAGTCATCTACCTCACCAAGACCGTTGAATTAAGGGCCAATTGGGAGATTGAAGAAGTTTGGAACATCCGTTAA